One Streptomyces coeruleorubidus DNA segment encodes these proteins:
- a CDS encoding IclR family transcriptional regulator: MARNIQSLERAAAMLRLLAGGERRLGLSDIASSLGLAKGTAHGILRTLQQEGFVEQDDASGRYQLGAELLRLGTTYLDVHELRARALVWADDLARSSGESVYLGVLHQQGVLIVHHVFRPDDSRQVLEIGAMQPLHSTALGKVLSAYDPVAHSEALEADRKAFTDRTVCEPEAFEHILDVTRARGYAADVEETWEGVASLAAPIHDRRRMPVGAVGITGAVERLCRSDEERALRPELIAAVRDCARAVSRDLGAGRF; encoded by the coding sequence ATGGCACGGAACATCCAGTCGCTCGAACGGGCGGCCGCGATGCTGCGGCTGCTCGCGGGCGGCGAGCGGCGGCTCGGCCTGTCGGACATCGCCTCGTCGCTGGGCCTGGCCAAGGGCACCGCCCACGGCATACTGCGCACCCTCCAGCAGGAGGGCTTCGTGGAGCAGGACGACGCCTCCGGGCGGTACCAGCTCGGCGCGGAGCTGCTGCGCCTGGGCACCACCTACCTCGATGTGCACGAACTGCGGGCGCGCGCCCTGGTATGGGCCGACGACCTGGCCCGGTCCAGCGGCGAGAGCGTCTACCTGGGCGTCCTGCACCAGCAGGGCGTACTGATCGTGCACCACGTCTTCCGGCCCGACGACAGCCGGCAGGTCCTGGAGATCGGGGCCATGCAGCCGCTGCACTCCACGGCGCTGGGCAAGGTGCTCTCCGCCTACGACCCGGTGGCGCACAGCGAGGCCCTGGAGGCCGACCGCAAGGCGTTCACCGACCGGACCGTGTGCGAGCCGGAGGCCTTCGAGCACATCCTCGACGTCACACGCGCGCGTGGTTACGCGGCGGACGTCGAGGAGACCTGGGAGGGCGTCGCCTCCCTCGCCGCGCCCATCCACGACCGGCGGCGCATGCCGGTCGGCGCGGTCGGCATCACCGGCGCCGTGGAGCGGCTGTGCCGGTCCGACGAAGAGCGAGCGCTGCGCCCCGAGCTGATCGCGGCGGTCCGGGACTGCGCCCGCGCGGTGTCGCGGGACCTGGGCGCCGGGCGGTTCTGA
- a CDS encoding ABC transporter substrate-binding protein, with protein MNIRNQWPVLPIVAGLASGLLTGCGTESGDSAGDGSNVVVGMSDDVLATDPASGYDPGSWLLFNNVFQSLLSFPKGATEPQPEAAESCAFTDTQTTVYKCSLKDGLKFSNGDELTSEDVKFSFDRMLKINDPDGPAIMFPTLEKVETPDDKTVVFRLNTADATFPSKIASGAGSIVDHRQYDADGLRKDGKAVGSGPYQLDSIDDEQAVFSVNENYKGTAKVKNTGVTLKFFDGDQTALKQAIQNEEVDIAYRGLTAGDIADMEKADDGTGVEVVEGSSAEVQHLVFNMDDPVAGKLGVRKAIAHLLDREALIKDVYQGTATPLYSIIPAGIAGHNTAFFDTYGARPSKAKAQAALREDGITGKVKLTLWSTPSRYGPATDQELTAIAGQLNASGLFDAEVKSVPFGQYEKDVAAGKYGVYVKGWVPDYPDADNFTAPFFGKGNVLGNNYDNSTITGSLIPRTAALTNRASTDKEFGELQDIVADELPVLPVWQAKQYAVVRDGVYGLEYCLDASTVFRFWELSKDS; from the coding sequence GTGAACATACGCAACCAGTGGCCGGTCCTGCCCATCGTGGCGGGGCTCGCCTCCGGACTGCTGACCGGCTGTGGCACGGAGAGCGGAGACTCCGCGGGGGACGGCTCCAACGTGGTGGTGGGGATGTCGGACGACGTCCTGGCCACCGACCCGGCCTCCGGCTACGACCCGGGCTCCTGGCTGTTGTTCAACAACGTCTTCCAGTCGTTGCTCAGCTTCCCCAAGGGCGCCACGGAACCCCAGCCGGAGGCCGCCGAGAGCTGCGCTTTCACCGACACACAGACCACGGTCTACAAGTGCTCGCTGAAGGACGGCCTCAAGTTCAGCAACGGTGACGAGCTCACCTCCGAGGACGTGAAGTTCTCCTTCGACCGCATGCTGAAGATCAACGACCCCGACGGGCCCGCGATCATGTTCCCCACCCTGGAGAAGGTCGAGACACCGGACGACAAGACGGTCGTCTTCCGGCTCAACACGGCCGACGCCACCTTCCCGAGCAAGATCGCCTCGGGCGCCGGTTCCATCGTCGACCACCGCCAGTACGACGCGGACGGGCTGCGCAAGGACGGCAAGGCCGTCGGCTCCGGCCCCTACCAGCTGGACTCGATCGACGACGAGCAGGCCGTCTTCTCCGTCAACGAGAACTACAAGGGAACCGCCAAGGTGAAGAACACCGGCGTCACGCTGAAGTTCTTCGACGGCGACCAGACCGCCCTGAAGCAGGCCATCCAGAACGAGGAAGTCGACATCGCCTACCGCGGGCTGACCGCAGGCGACATCGCCGACATGGAGAAGGCCGACGACGGCACCGGCGTCGAGGTCGTCGAGGGCAGCAGCGCCGAGGTGCAGCACCTGGTGTTCAACATGGACGACCCGGTCGCCGGAAAGCTCGGCGTCCGCAAGGCCATCGCCCATCTGCTCGACCGCGAAGCCCTCATCAAGGACGTCTACCAGGGCACCGCGACCCCGCTGTACTCGATCATCCCGGCCGGTATCGCCGGCCACAACACGGCCTTCTTCGACACCTACGGCGCGCGCCCCTCCAAGGCCAAGGCCCAGGCCGCGCTGCGCGAGGACGGCATCACCGGCAAGGTGAAGCTCACCCTGTGGTCGACGCCGTCCCGCTACGGCCCCGCCACCGACCAGGAGTTGACGGCCATCGCCGGCCAGCTCAACGCCAGCGGCCTGTTCGACGCCGAGGTCAAGTCCGTCCCCTTCGGCCAGTACGAGAAGGACGTCGCCGCCGGCAAGTACGGCGTCTACGTGAAGGGCTGGGTGCCCGACTACCCGGACGCCGACAACTTCACGGCCCCCTTCTTCGGCAAGGGCAACGTGCTGGGCAACAACTACGACAACAGCACGATCACCGGCTCGCTCATCCCGCGCACCGCGGCCCTGACCAACCGCGCCTCCACCGACAAGGAGTTCGGGGAGCTGCAGGACATCGTCGCCGACGAACTGCCCGTCCTGCCGGTGTGGCAGGCCAAGCAGTACGCGGTCGTCCGGGACGGCGTCTACGGCCTGGAGTACTGCCTCGACGCGTCGACCGTGTTCCGCTTCTGGGAGCTGAGCAAGGACTCCTGA
- the metH gene encoding methionine synthase, with amino-acid sequence MASLPPTPSADSRTRVSALREALATRVVVADGAMGTMLQAQDPTLEDFENLEGCNEILNLTRPDIVRSVHDAYFAVGVDCVETNTFGANHTAAVEYEISDRVHELSEAGARIAREVADEYAARDGRPRWVLGSIGPGTKLPTLGHVAYGTIRDGYQANAEGLLAGGADALLVETTQDLLQTKASILGARRAMEATGVEVPLLCSMAFETTGTMLLGSEIGAALTALEPLGIDMIGLNCSTGPAEMSEHLRYLTRHSRIPLLCMPNAGLPILTKDGAHFPLDPEGLADAQQNFVRDYGLSLVGGCCGTTPEHLRQLVERVRDVTPTERSPQPEPGAASLYQSVPFRQDTAYLAIGERTNANGSKKFREAMLEGRWDDCVEMAREQIREGAHMLDLCVDYVGRDGVADMEELAGRFATASTLPIVLDSTEVEVIRAGLEKLGGRAVINSVNYEDGDGPESRFAKVTQLAREHGAALIALTIDEEGQARTAEKKVEIAERLIEDLTGNWGIHEEDILVDCLTFTICTGQEESRGDGIATIEGIRELKRRHPRVQTTLGLSNISFGLNPAARMLLNSVFLDECVKAGLDSAIVHASKILPIARFSEEEVQTALDLIYDRRAEGYDPLQKLMQLFEGATAKSLKAGKAEELAALPLDERLKRRIIDGERNGLEADLDEALESRPALDIVNETLLEGMKVVGELFGSGQMQLPFVLQSAEVMKTAVAHLEPHMEKVEGDEAGKGTIVLATVRGDVHDIGKNLVDIILTNNGYNVVNLGIKQPVSAILEAAEEHRADVIGMSGLLVKSTVIMKENLEELNQRDLAAKYPVILGGAALTRAYVEQDLHEIYQGEVRYARDAFEGLRLMDALIGVKRGVPGAKLPELKQRRVRATAPAAVEERPEEGHVRSDVATDNPVPEPPFRGTRVIKGIQLREYASWLDEGALFKGQWGLKQARTGEGPSYEELVETEGRPRLRGLLDKLQTENLLEAAVVYGYFPCVSKDDDLIILDEQGNERTRFTFPRQRRGRRLCLADFFRPEESGETDVVGLQVVTVGSRIGEETARLFEANAYREYLELHGLSVQLAEALAEYWHARVRSELGFAGEDPDEMQGMFELKYRGARFSLGYGACPNLEDRAKIADLLQPERIGVHLSEEFQLHPEQSTDAIVIHHPEAKYFNAR; translated from the coding sequence ATGGCCTCGTTGCCACCGACCCCTTCCGCAGACAGCCGGACCCGTGTGTCCGCCCTCCGAGAGGCCCTGGCCACCCGTGTGGTCGTGGCCGACGGGGCCATGGGCACCATGCTCCAGGCGCAGGACCCGACGCTCGAGGACTTCGAGAATCTCGAAGGCTGTAACGAGATCCTCAACCTGACCCGGCCGGACATCGTCCGTTCCGTCCACGACGCGTACTTCGCGGTCGGCGTCGACTGCGTCGAGACCAACACCTTCGGCGCCAACCACACGGCCGCGGTGGAGTACGAGATCTCCGACCGGGTGCACGAGCTGTCCGAGGCCGGTGCCCGGATCGCCCGCGAGGTGGCCGACGAGTACGCCGCCCGGGACGGCCGGCCACGCTGGGTGCTCGGCTCGATCGGCCCCGGCACCAAGCTGCCCACGCTCGGCCACGTCGCCTACGGCACCATCCGCGACGGCTACCAGGCCAACGCCGAGGGCCTGCTCGCCGGCGGCGCGGACGCGCTGCTCGTGGAGACCACGCAGGATCTGCTCCAGACGAAGGCCTCCATTCTCGGCGCCCGCCGGGCCATGGAGGCCACCGGCGTCGAGGTGCCCCTGCTGTGCTCGATGGCCTTCGAGACCACCGGCACGATGCTGCTGGGCTCCGAGATCGGCGCGGCGCTGACCGCCCTGGAGCCCCTCGGCATCGACATGATCGGTCTGAACTGCTCCACCGGCCCGGCCGAGATGAGCGAGCACCTGCGCTATCTGACGCGCCACTCGCGCATCCCGCTGCTGTGCATGCCGAACGCCGGCCTGCCGATCCTCACCAAGGACGGCGCTCACTTCCCGCTCGATCCCGAGGGCCTGGCCGACGCCCAGCAGAACTTCGTCCGGGACTACGGCCTCTCCCTGGTCGGCGGCTGCTGCGGCACCACCCCCGAGCACCTGCGCCAGCTCGTCGAGCGCGTCCGGGACGTCACCCCGACCGAGCGCAGCCCGCAGCCCGAGCCGGGTGCGGCGTCGCTGTACCAGTCGGTGCCGTTCCGGCAGGACACCGCGTACCTGGCGATCGGTGAGCGGACGAACGCCAACGGTTCGAAGAAGTTCCGTGAGGCCATGCTGGAGGGCCGCTGGGACGACTGTGTGGAGATGGCCCGGGAGCAGATCCGTGAGGGCGCGCACATGCTGGACCTGTGCGTGGACTACGTCGGCCGGGACGGTGTGGCCGACATGGAGGAACTGGCCGGCCGCTTCGCCACGGCTTCCACGCTGCCGATCGTGCTGGACTCCACCGAGGTCGAGGTGATCCGGGCCGGTCTGGAAAAGCTCGGCGGCCGCGCGGTGATCAACTCGGTGAACTACGAGGACGGTGACGGTCCGGAGTCCCGTTTCGCCAAGGTCACGCAGCTGGCCAGGGAGCACGGTGCCGCGCTGATCGCGCTGACCATCGACGAGGAGGGCCAGGCCCGCACCGCGGAGAAGAAGGTCGAGATCGCCGAGCGGCTGATCGAGGACCTGACCGGGAACTGGGGCATCCACGAGGAGGACATCCTCGTCGACTGCCTGACCTTCACCATCTGCACGGGCCAGGAGGAGTCCCGGGGCGACGGGATCGCCACCATCGAGGGCATCCGTGAGCTGAAGCGGCGCCACCCGCGTGTGCAGACCACGCTGGGCCTGTCGAACATCTCCTTCGGCCTCAACCCGGCCGCCCGCATGCTGCTGAACTCGGTCTTCCTGGACGAGTGTGTGAAGGCGGGCCTGGACTCGGCGATCGTGCACGCGTCGAAGATTTTGCCGATCGCCCGTTTCAGCGAGGAGGAGGTCCAGACGGCTCTGGACCTGATCTACGACCGGCGCGCCGAGGGTTATGACCCGCTGCAGAAGCTGATGCAGCTGTTCGAGGGCGCCACGGCCAAGTCGCTGAAGGCCGGCAAGGCCGAGGAGCTGGCCGCGCTGCCGCTGGACGAGCGGTTGAAGCGGCGCATCATCGACGGTGAGCGCAACGGCCTGGAGGCCGATCTGGACGAGGCGCTCGAGTCCCGCCCGGCCCTGGACATCGTCAACGAGACGCTGCTGGAGGGTATGAAGGTCGTCGGTGAGCTGTTCGGTTCCGGGCAGATGCAGTTGCCGTTCGTGCTCCAGTCGGCCGAGGTGATGAAGACGGCCGTGGCCCATCTCGAACCGCACATGGAGAAGGTCGAGGGCGACGAGGCCGGCAAGGGCACGATCGTGCTGGCCACGGTGCGCGGTGACGTGCACGACATCGGCAAGAACCTGGTCGACATCATCCTGACCAACAACGGCTACAACGTCGTCAACCTCGGCATCAAGCAGCCGGTCTCGGCGATCCTGGAGGCCGCCGAGGAGCACAGGGCCGATGTGATCGGCATGTCTGGGCTGCTGGTCAAGTCCACGGTGATCATGAAGGAGAACCTGGAGGAGCTGAACCAGCGCGACCTGGCGGCGAAGTACCCGGTCATCCTGGGCGGCGCGGCCCTGACCCGCGCCTACGTCGAGCAGGACCTGCACGAGATCTACCAGGGCGAGGTCCGCTACGCCCGCGACGCCTTCGAGGGCCTGCGCCTGATGGACGCCCTGATCGGCGTCAAGCGCGGCGTGCCCGGCGCGAAGCTGCCCGAGCTGAAGCAGCGCCGCGTGCGGGCCACCGCCCCGGCCGCCGTCGAGGAGCGCCCCGAGGAGGGGCACGTCCGCTCCGACGTCGCCACCGACAACCCCGTGCCCGAGCCGCCCTTCCGCGGCACCCGCGTGATCAAGGGCATCCAGCTCAGGGAGTACGCGAGCTGGCTCGACGAGGGCGCCCTGTTCAAGGGCCAGTGGGGCCTCAAGCAGGCCCGCACCGGCGAGGGCCCGTCGTACGAGGAACTGGTCGAGACCGAGGGCCGGCCCCGGCTGCGCGGGCTGCTGGACAAGCTCCAGACGGAGAACCTGCTGGAGGCGGCCGTGGTCTATGGCTACTTCCCGTGCGTCTCCAAGGACGACGACCTGATCATCCTGGACGAGCAGGGCAACGAGCGCACCCGCTTCACCTTCCCGCGCCAGCGCCGCGGCCGGCGCCTGTGCCTGGCCGACTTCTTCCGCCCGGAGGAGTCCGGTGAGACGGACGTCGTGGGCCTCCAGGTCGTCACCGTCGGCTCGCGCATCGGCGAGGAGACCGCGCGTCTGTTCGAGGCCAACGCCTACCGCGAGTACCTCGAACTGCACGGCCTGTCGGTGCAGTTGGCCGAGGCGCTCGCCGAGTACTGGCACGCGCGCGTGCGCTCCGAACTCGGCTTCGCCGGCGAGGACCCGGACGAGATGCAGGGCATGTTCGAGCTGAAGTACCGGGGCGCCCGCTTCTCCCTCGGCTACGGCGCCTGCCCCAACCTGGAGGACCGGGCGAAGATCGCCGACCTGCTCCAGCCGGAGCGCATCGGCGTCCACCTGTCCGAGGAGTTCCAGCTGCACCCCGAGCAGTCCACGGACGCCATCGTGATCCACCACCCGGAGGCGAAGTACTTCAACGCCCGCTGA
- a CDS encoding ABC transporter substrate-binding protein, producing MNRKTLVLPAVIGLLAPVLAACGGSDSGSDNGGAIVVGTTDRFTASKDAPAPLDPAYAYDVGTWNILRQTVQTLMIQPRGEGEPVPEAAERCGFTDTGNERYACTLRDGLKFANGDPVTAADVKYSIDRARSLKADSGVFALLSTIDTVETQGDREVIFHLKTADATFPYKLSTPVAGIVDPDDYPKNRLRDGFDLQGSGPYTLKAEVENNEMVKARFTRNPDYKGSLKVNNSKVEMVSFKDADAMGTALDKGDIDLMTRTMSPEQIRKLSGDADTDIDLVEMPGLEIRYLGFNTDAPTVKSKAVRQAMAQVVNRSELVAKVYGSQAEPLYSLVPATVTGHSNSFFNKYGDPNVTKARSLLNQANVTTPVKLTLHYTTDHYGPATKEEFEVLRDQLNSSGLFDVSIKGTPWDTFRPAEKKGEYDVYGMGWFPDFPDADNFLAPFLDKDNTLGSPYDNSRIRGTLIPESRREADRLSASTSLTDIQDIVASDVPVLPLWQGKQYVAARDDITGTAYALNSSSTLQLWELGRGVSG from the coding sequence ATGAACCGCAAGACTTTGGTGCTGCCGGCCGTGATCGGCCTGCTCGCGCCGGTGCTCGCCGCCTGCGGCGGGTCCGACAGCGGGAGCGACAACGGCGGCGCGATCGTCGTCGGCACCACGGACCGGTTCACCGCCTCGAAGGACGCCCCCGCGCCCCTCGACCCGGCGTACGCCTACGACGTCGGCACCTGGAACATCCTGCGCCAGACCGTGCAGACCCTGATGATCCAGCCGCGCGGCGAGGGCGAGCCGGTACCGGAGGCCGCCGAGCGCTGCGGCTTCACCGACACCGGCAACGAGCGCTACGCCTGCACCCTGCGCGACGGGCTGAAGTTCGCGAACGGCGACCCCGTCACCGCGGCCGACGTCAAGTACTCCATCGACCGCGCCCGTTCCCTCAAGGCCGACAGCGGCGTGTTCGCGCTGCTGTCCACCATCGACACCGTCGAGACGCAGGGCGACCGCGAGGTCATCTTCCACCTCAAGACCGCCGACGCGACCTTCCCGTACAAGCTGTCGACACCGGTCGCCGGCATCGTCGACCCCGACGACTACCCGAAGAACAGGCTGCGCGACGGCTTCGACCTCCAGGGCTCCGGCCCGTACACCCTCAAGGCCGAGGTCGAGAACAACGAGATGGTCAAGGCCCGGTTCACCCGGAACCCCGACTACAAGGGGAGCCTGAAGGTGAACAACAGCAAGGTCGAGATGGTCTCCTTCAAGGACGCCGACGCCATGGGCACGGCGCTGGACAAGGGCGACATCGACCTGATGACCCGCACCATGTCGCCGGAGCAGATCCGCAAGCTCTCGGGCGACGCGGACACCGACATCGACCTCGTCGAGATGCCCGGCCTGGAGATCCGCTACCTGGGCTTCAACACCGACGCCCCGACCGTGAAGTCCAAGGCCGTACGCCAGGCGATGGCCCAGGTCGTCAACCGCAGCGAACTGGTCGCCAAGGTCTACGGCTCCCAGGCGGAGCCGCTGTACTCGCTCGTCCCGGCCACCGTCACCGGCCACTCCAACTCGTTCTTCAACAAGTACGGCGACCCGAACGTCACCAAGGCCCGCTCCCTGCTGAACCAGGCGAACGTCACCACCCCGGTGAAGCTGACGCTGCACTACACGACCGACCACTACGGTCCGGCCACCAAGGAGGAGTTCGAGGTCCTGCGCGACCAGCTGAACTCCAGCGGCCTGTTCGACGTCAGCATCAAGGGCACGCCGTGGGACACCTTCCGCCCGGCGGAGAAGAAGGGCGAGTACGACGTCTACGGCATGGGCTGGTTCCCGGACTTCCCGGACGCCGACAACTTCCTCGCGCCCTTCCTGGACAAGGACAACACCCTCGGCTCGCCGTACGACAACAGCCGGATCCGGGGCACTCTGATCCCGGAATCCCGTCGTGAGGCGGACCGGCTGTCCGCCTCCACCAGCCTGACGGACATTCAGGACATCGTCGCCTCCGACGTGCCGGTGCTGCCGTTGTGGCAGGGCAAGCAGTACGTCGCCGCGCGCGACGACATCACGGGTACCGCCTACGCTCTCAACTCCTCGTCGACGCTCCAGCTGTGGGAGCTCGGCCGGGGCGTGAGTGGCTGA
- the glpK gene encoding glycerol kinase GlpK, whose product MTDAHTAGPFIAAIDQGTTSSRCIVFDRDGRIVSVDQKEHEQIFPKPGWVEHDATEIWTNVQEVVAGAIEKAGITRDDIKAIGITNQRETTVLWDKNTGEPVHNAIVWQDTRTDTLCRELGRNVGQDRFRRETGLPLASYFAGPKARWLLDNVDGLKERAEAGDILFGTMDSWVIWNLTGGVDGGKHVTDVTNASRTMLMNLHTMQWDDKICESIGVPKQILPEIRSSAEVYGEITGGKLGDLLGGIPVASALGDQQAALFGQTCFAEGETKSTYGTGTFMVMNTGDKIINSYSGLLTTVGYKIGDQDTVYALEGSIAVTGSLVQWMRDQMGLISTAAEIETLALSVEDNGGAYFVPAFSGLFAPYWRSDARGVIAGLTRYVTKAHLARAVLEATAWQTREIADAMTKDSGVELAALKVDGGMTSNNLLMQTLADFVDAPVVRPMVAETTCLGAAYAAGLAVGFWNSTDDLRANWRRAAEWTPRMDAETRAREYKNWLKAVERTMGWLEDEE is encoded by the coding sequence GTGACCGACGCGCACACCGCCGGCCCCTTCATCGCCGCCATCGACCAGGGCACTACCTCTTCCCGCTGCATCGTCTTCGACCGCGACGGCCGGATCGTCTCCGTCGACCAGAAGGAACACGAGCAGATCTTCCCGAAGCCGGGCTGGGTCGAGCACGACGCCACCGAGATCTGGACCAACGTCCAGGAGGTCGTCGCCGGGGCCATCGAGAAGGCCGGCATCACCCGTGACGACATCAAGGCGATCGGCATCACCAACCAGCGCGAGACGACCGTGCTGTGGGACAAGAACACCGGTGAGCCCGTCCACAACGCCATCGTCTGGCAGGACACCCGCACCGACACCCTGTGCCGCGAGCTCGGCCGCAACGTCGGCCAGGACCGCTTCCGCCGCGAGACGGGCCTCCCCCTCGCCTCCTACTTCGCCGGCCCCAAGGCCCGCTGGCTGCTCGACAACGTCGACGGGCTGAAGGAGCGCGCCGAGGCGGGCGACATCCTCTTCGGCACCATGGACAGCTGGGTCATCTGGAACCTGACCGGCGGCGTAGACGGCGGCAAGCACGTCACGGACGTCACCAACGCCTCCCGCACGATGCTGATGAACCTGCACACCATGCAGTGGGACGACAAGATCTGCGAGTCGATCGGCGTCCCGAAGCAGATCCTGCCCGAGATCCGCTCCTCCGCCGAGGTCTACGGCGAGATCACCGGCGGCAAGCTGGGCGACCTGCTCGGCGGCATCCCCGTCGCCTCCGCGCTCGGCGACCAGCAGGCGGCCCTGTTCGGCCAGACCTGTTTCGCCGAGGGCGAGACCAAGTCGACCTACGGCACCGGCACCTTCATGGTGATGAACACCGGCGACAAGATCATCAACTCGTACAGCGGTCTGCTCACGACCGTCGGCTACAAGATCGGCGACCAGGACACGGTCTACGCCCTGGAGGGCTCGATCGCCGTCACCGGTTCGCTGGTGCAGTGGATGCGCGACCAGATGGGCCTGATCTCCACGGCCGCCGAGATCGAGACGCTCGCGCTGTCGGTGGAGGACAACGGCGGTGCCTACTTCGTGCCGGCCTTCTCCGGCCTGTTCGCCCCGTACTGGCGCTCCGACGCCCGTGGTGTGATCGCCGGCCTGACCCGGTACGTCACCAAGGCGCACCTGGCGCGTGCCGTCCTGGAGGCCACCGCCTGGCAGACCCGCGAGATCGCCGACGCCATGACGAAGGACTCCGGCGTGGAGCTGGCCGCCCTGAAGGTCGACGGCGGCATGACCTCCAACAACCTGCTGATGCAGACCCTCGCCGACTTCGTGGACGCCCCCGTGGTGCGCCCGATGGTCGCCGAGACCACCTGCCTCGGCGCCGCCTACGCCGCCGGCCTCGCCGTCGGCTTCTGGAACAGCACCGACGACCTGCGCGCCAACTGGCGCCGGGCCGCCGAGTGGACCCCCCGCATGGACGCGGAGACCCGCGCCCGTGAGTACAAGAACTGGCTCAAGGCCGTCGAGCGGACCATGGGCTGGCTCGAGGACGAGGAGTAA
- a CDS encoding HAD family hydrolase, which yields MTSTVPALGTRTAEGSALQAVLLDMDGTLVDTEGFWWDVEVEVFASLGHMLDESWRHVVVGGPMTRSAGFLIEATGADITLDELTVLLNDGFEDRIGRALPLMPGAGRLLAELYEYEIPTALVSASHRRIIDRVLTSLGAHHFALTVAGDEVPRTKPHPDPYLAAAAGLGAEPARCAVIEDTATGVAAAEAAGCRVVAVPSVAPIAPALRRTVVTSLEEVDLTFLHGLMTEMR from the coding sequence ATGACCAGTACGGTCCCCGCGCTCGGCACCCGTACGGCCGAAGGCTCGGCCCTACAGGCCGTGCTCCTCGACATGGACGGCACCCTGGTGGACACGGAGGGTTTCTGGTGGGACGTCGAGGTCGAGGTCTTCGCCTCCCTCGGCCACATGCTCGACGAGTCCTGGCGCCATGTCGTGGTCGGCGGTCCCATGACCCGCAGCGCGGGCTTCCTGATCGAGGCCACCGGCGCGGACATCACCCTCGACGAGCTCACGGTGCTCCTGAACGACGGCTTCGAGGACCGCATCGGCCGCGCCCTGCCGCTGATGCCCGGCGCCGGCCGGCTGCTGGCCGAGCTGTACGAGTACGAGATCCCCACGGCCCTGGTCTCCGCCTCGCACCGGCGCATCATCGACCGGGTCCTGACCTCCCTGGGCGCGCACCACTTCGCCCTGACGGTGGCCGGCGACGAGGTGCCGCGCACGAAGCCCCACCCCGACCCGTACCTGGCGGCCGCCGCCGGCCTCGGCGCCGAACCCGCCCGGTGCGCCGTCATCGAGGACACGGCGACCGGAGTCGCCGCCGCCGAGGCCGCGGGCTGCCGGGTCGTGGCGGTGCCCTCCGTGGCCCCCATCGCCCCGGCCCTGAGGCGTACGGTCGTCACCTCTCTCGAAGAGGTCGACCTGACATTTCTGCACGGCCTGATGACGGAAATGCGCTAG
- a CDS encoding MIP/aquaporin family protein — translation MSSSDIFIGETIGTAILILLGGGVCAAVTLKASKARNAGWLAITFGWGFAVLTAVYTTAPLSGAHLNPAVTLAIAIKDGDWKNVPVYWAGQVLGAMIGAALVWIAYYGQFHAHLTDREIVGGPGAQATTAKAVEAQEKGAGPVLGVFSTGPEVRVAWQNVATEVIGTVVLVLAVLTQGLNDKGNGLGTLGALITALVVVSIGLSLGGPTGYAINPARDLGPRIVHALLPLPNKGGSDWGYAWVPVAGPLIGGAIAAGIYNVAFA, via the coding sequence GTGTCCAGCTCCGACATCTTCATCGGCGAGACCATCGGTACCGCCATACTCATCCTCCTCGGCGGCGGAGTCTGCGCCGCCGTCACGCTGAAGGCTTCCAAGGCCCGCAACGCCGGCTGGCTCGCCATCACCTTCGGGTGGGGCTTCGCGGTGCTCACGGCGGTCTACACCACGGCGCCACTCTCCGGCGCCCATCTGAACCCGGCCGTGACCCTGGCCATCGCCATCAAGGACGGCGACTGGAAGAACGTCCCGGTCTACTGGGCCGGACAGGTCCTCGGCGCCATGATCGGTGCCGCCCTGGTCTGGATCGCCTACTACGGCCAGTTCCACGCCCACCTCACCGACCGTGAGATCGTCGGCGGTCCGGGCGCGCAGGCCACCACGGCCAAGGCCGTCGAGGCCCAGGAGAAGGGCGCCGGCCCCGTGCTGGGCGTCTTCTCCACCGGGCCCGAGGTCCGGGTCGCCTGGCAGAACGTCGCCACGGAGGTCATCGGCACCGTCGTGCTGGTGCTCGCCGTGCTCACCCAGGGCCTGAACGACAAGGGCAACGGCCTCGGCACGCTGGGCGCGCTGATCACCGCGCTCGTGGTGGTGTCCATCGGTCTGTCCCTCGGCGGCCCTACGGGATACGCGATCAACCCGGCCCGTGACCTCGGTCCGCGCATCGTGCACGCCCTGCTGCCCCTGCCCAACAAGGGCGGCTCCGACTGGGGCTACGCCTGGGTCCCGGTGGCCGGTCCGCTGATCGGCGGCGCCATCGCGGCAGGCATCTACAACGTCGCGTTCGCTTAG